The sequence CATACATGGTCCTTTTTGCATCTCCCTCTGCACGAAGCACACCATAAACTGCACCTGTAAAAAGCATAAGAATGGTTCCGCCGAAGGTGACCTGTCCGAACTGAACTGCAAGGTCTAACGTGCTTCCGGCACCCAGAAGTAAAAGTATGGGTTTTAGGAACACAAGCAGTAGCACAGTCAGAACAATGGATATGGCCATTGTAATGGGCAGTGTATGCATTGCAGCGTTGTTTGCACATTTTTTATCTTCTGCACCTATGTAACGTGCTATTGCAGATGCTGCACCTGCCCCCAGACCGTTGCTGAGTCCAATGAGCACCATGAATAAGGGTGTTACAAATCCCACTGCTGCAAGGGCATCTCCACCAAGACCGGCAACCCAAACTGCGTTGACCAGGTTGTAGAGGCTCATGAGGATCATTGAAACGATCATGGGTCCTGAAAGTTTGATTACTGCTTTTTTTGGGTCTCCCATGATAAGGGAGACTCCCGCGGTTTTGTCATCTCCTCCTGGAGAATTTTGATTTGTTTGTGATTGTTCTTTTTGCATTATATTTCACCAAAGAATAACTAAAATTGGTTTTAAGGTTTTTTTTTAAAAACTAGGATTGATCTTAAGGTTTTCTAGATATCTATCTGGAATTTTAAGCTTTTTAAGGTTAGCATTGTTTTTTAATTTTTTCAGTGCTGTTTTCAGCAAGTACGTTGAGGAATTCCATTAACGTGGTAATTTCATCTTCTCTAAGTCCTTCACACACAGTTTTTTCCCATTTTTCTTCGATACTTTTGATTTGTGGTATTATGTTTTCTCCTTTTTTTGTTAGGAAAAGGAGATATTTTCGACGATTTTTAGGGTCTGGTATGCGGTGTATAAGTTCATTATCTTCCAATTTTTTAACGGCACGGGCTATGGATCCCTTGTCTATCTGGAGCTTTTTTGCAATGTGATCTTGAGTGGTTCCAGGTTTGCGTGAAATCGTTATTAAACATGGAAATTGACCTCCTGTAAGATCTAAATCCTTTGTTTCTTTGTTGAGGTAGATAAAATGGTTACGGCTGATAATGGACAGAAGTCCTGGAAGTGGAATATCTGATTTCATGAGCTAACCTTTATTTTTTCCATTTAAGTGATTTTAAGCACTTCATGTGTTTTTGATGCATGTTTTATGTATGTACCTACTATGGATCACCAAGCATATAAATGTTGTCACGACAACAATTGTCACGACAACAATTATTGTTCATGATCCTTTAATTGAATTCAATGAAAATACAGAAGTATAAATCGTAAGTATACCTCTTAATAATAAGGGGAATGGGCTTTTTTTCATAAAAAGAAATAATTTTTAGTTTTATTTATTTAATTTTTTGAAGAGTTCAATTATTCAAGCCCCATTAACTCAACGCTTTTCTTTTAGAAGACTTCCAGTGTGTGTTCCGTAATTCTATCCATGCACTGGTTCATTTTTGCAATTAAAACATCTATCCATTGAAAAAACTTCACACTGAAAGGGATATCCTCACAGTTATATACACCAGATAGATTAACATCAAGACCAGTCCACCCCATCTCGTAAGTTTTTTCTTTTTTGCAGCCATTATAAGCAAGAGGGAAGTTACAATAATCATTACAGGTGCATCAAAGGTCACAGAAAGGGGTTCTACTGGAATTGCAAGGAAGAGTGATGGAACACCTATTCCTATGAGTATGTTGAACACGTTACTTCCAAGTACAGTCCCCATTGAAAGGCTGTGAAGTCTTTTCATTGCAGAACTTAAGGTCACAACGAGTTCTGGCGCACTCGTTCCAATTGACAGGGCAAAAAGTCCAACTATCATTTGTGGAACTTTTAACACATTTGCAATTTCCACGCCACTCCAAACCATAATTTTACAGCCAATTGCAAGCCCTATAATACCAACAATGCTTAATATGTAGTTTTTCTTAAGATCTGTATGTTCAATTTTATTTTTAACCTTATTTTCGACTTTTTCTTTTGTTTCATCCTCATTGTTGTGTTCTTTTTGTTTTTTTATCAGAATCCAGAAGTAAATGCAGTAGGTTATGATCATTATGATCCCGACTATGGCGTTTAACTGGGTCATGAATATCATGAAGAACATGAGAATCAAGGCGGTTAACAGGGTCATGAGGCCGTCACGCTTTAATTCCTCTTTTCCTGCCTTTATAAAGCCTGCAACAAATGCAGATATGCCCAGAATACCTGCAATGTTCCAGATGTTGGATCCAATAACCACACCAACTCCAATATCCGGTGTGCCGCTTGATATGGCTATGATGGCTGAACCAAACTCTGGCAGAGATGTTCCGACTGCTGAAGCTGTAACCCCTAAAATGGTCTGGGATATTCCTTTAGCTTCACCTACAGCAACTAAATTATCTATAAATATATTTGCCATTTTTATTACAATTATCAATGATACTACCATGGCTAAAACATAGATTACTACCATTTCCATAAATTCCACCAGATTTTTATAATTTTATAAGTTAAATGACAAGGATCAAGGGCTAGGAAATGTACTTCCGCCCTTCGTAGTTGACCATCATAAGTTTATATAAAAAAATAGTGAAAAGTATTATTTATAGTAAACTCCGAAAACAAACACACTTATCAATAAAACTCCAACTGCAATGAAGCTAACGTAAAAAGTTATTAAAGGATTTTCGCCTTTTTCCATGAGATTTCTCATAAGGGGTAAGTTGTACTGAACCCAAAACCAGAATCCAATCCCTATGCTGTTTAACTTAAGCCTTCGTTTTTCCTTCTGTATTGCCCTGTACTCAGCATCAAATTCCTTCTGGGGTTTGCTGCCCAGAAAACCAGATCCCAGTTTGTAAACCTGGGATATTTTAAGAACATCCTTGTAGTTTTCCCGGTATTTATGTGCTGCTTTACGCCAGCTTTCACGCTTAGCTTCCTCACTGCAATTTTTAACATCTGGTGAACAGTACCTTTGGTTGGGGGATTTAACCAGGAATGGATCACCACACCATTTACAGTACTTAACTGGAGTGTATTTCCTGTTCATATATGGGTCACCTTCAATGAAAGTGTTAGTTTTATTCAATCCAATTATATAAATTTCTTATCATTAAAAAGGGTTGGGCTGATTTGCCCTTTTTTTTAAGCCATGATTTTTTGATTTAACATTTTTGAGTAAATTTTCTTTAAAGAATAATCTTTCGCAACTTCAATCTAAATTGCTGGTTTTAAATCTTGTTTATGGATCTTTAATCTCCAATAACTAAGTGTCTTACAAGGAGCATGAGAGGGATCATAGCTAAAGCTCCACCAATGATGCAGATTGCCAGTATGTCCATTAGGTTACCTCCGTTAATTCATGTCAACATTAACCATCATAACTTTATGTGGAAAGGAGAACGGAGTTATTACAAGGACAGGGGTTATTACTTCTTTTTCGATGAATTTCATGAAATACAAAATTTTAGGATTTAGTTTAAAAAAATAATTCATTAAAACCATTTATTTTATATTTAAATGATTACTATTTTATATTTAACTTTATAAGATTTGAATAATAATTTATGGACTTTTTAGGCACATTAAAAATAGTTAATCTTAAATTTAATTTTTTGTAAAAATTCATATTCAATCTTTCAAAAAAAAAGAAATAAAATGGAAATGATCCTTAGATCACTTCCCTGATAACCGATGCAATGGTTTTAAGGAGCATTGGTCCGTCCATCCATGCCTGGCGCAGAATGTACCCTGGACGCAGGTAGAACTTGCGGAATGCTCTGTTCTGCATCTTTTTAAGCTCCTCAAGGGAACACTCCATTGTCTCGATGATGGGTGAGATTAGGGTGTACTTGGACCAGTCCCGAACCTTTATCAGATTCTTCTCAAGGGTCTGTTGGTAGAAAAGGGTTCCAGGATAGGGGGTGGCCAGGCTGAAAATTGCGTAGGAAGGTTTCAACTCCTTAACAAAGTTCACAGTTTTTGTTATACTTTCTTTGGTGTCTCCAGGCATTCCAAGCACCACAGAGGCTATGGTGCGCATTTTTTCTTTCCTTGAGATCTCGAAGGCACGTCTGATCTTTTCAACACTGGTTTTCTTGTTAACTTCATCCAGAACCTGCTGATCAGCTGATTCCACACCCATGAACATGGCGATACATCCAGCTTCCCTCATCTGTCTGATAACATCCTCGGATAATGTGTCCACACGGGCTGTGCATCCCCAGAAAACATCAAGGTTCCTTCTTTTGATCTCAGCACAGATCTCCTCAACCCTGCTCCTTTTCAGGGTGAAGGTGTCATCCATGAAGGCTATGGTTTCAACACCATGATCCTTCACAAGGTGCTCCATCTCATCCACAACGTTCTTAGGACTTCTCAAACGCATTTTAGATCCGTGAAGTGCTGCAGATGCGCAGAAAGAGCATTGCATTGGACATCCACGGCTGCTTATCATTGTTGCCATCTTCGCATCCATGTTAAAGAGTTTGTAATGGTCCATGGGGAGCAGATGCCTTGCAGGGAATGGTAAACTGTCTAGATCTGCAATAAGGGGGCGTATAGGTGTTACACTATTCTCAAAGGCTATTCCCCTAACTTCAGACAGATCTCCTCCTTTTTCAATGGTTTCAACAAGGTCAAGCATGGTGACTTCTCCCTCTCCCCTCACAACGATGTCAACAAAATCCTTTTCAAGAACTTCTTCGTAGTTGAAGCTTGGATGGTAACCTCCGAGAACTATCAAAGCATCTGGACATGCCTTTTTTGCAATTTCCGCAGTTTTCATGGCCTGATTTATGGTAGGGGTCAAGGCTGTCACTGCAACGATATCTGGGGATACCCTTTTTATTTCTTTTTCAAGGGATTCCCAGGTCATGTCAAGGGCTGAAGCATCTATTATGCTCACGTCAAAGTTGTTTTCTTCCAGAACAGCTGCCATGTAACTTATTCCAAGGGGTGGGGCCACAACTCCTATGAATTTGTATTTTGAATTTGTTTGTGGAGGATTTATGAACGTTATCCTCATTGTTACACCTCGATTCGATGAATTTAGTAATTTAATGGGTTATTTTTATTTAATGAACTGTGTCCCCTTAAAACCTTCGAATTTGGATTTCAGATAAAGTAATGATAATTTAGGGGAAATTTATTAACGATGTTGCAACAAAAAATAAGAGTTACATTTAAGTTGAGTAAATGTTTTCAAACGCTTAAATGTTTCAATAAATTGTAATTTAATTATTTGATGTATTTTTATTTCTTAAAAATAATAATCTCAAGTTTTTTTTCCGTGTTTAGGTGCCAGTTCATTAATTATCCATTTCAAATCTATTTCACAAAAAAATCAAGTTTTTAGGTTTTATATTTCACTGCACTGGTTTCTATTTTAAGAGATTCAACCCTTTCATCACCTATTTTTTATTTAATCAATTTTCTATTAATTAAATATCATTAATTTTTATTTTTATCCTTAAAAAATAAAAGAAAAAAGAAGAATTTTTCCTGCAGAATCTTATTTTCCATGCAACTCCTTTTTATCACCTTCAAAACCACCTCTACTTGCCAGAACCTTCTCCTTCAGGAACAAACAAACCAAAAGTCCTGCAACACTTATCACAAGTCCTGAAAGGAAAACATTGTGTATTCCAAGGCTCATAAGTTCAGGTGGAACGTTCTTGGCAGTCTGTATGTTCATGTTCACAGAGAGGTTCACAATGACCCCGAATATAGGGAGAGCCACAGTTGCTCCGATGTTACGGAAGAACTGCATTGAAGCTGTAACAGTTCCAAGATCCCTCAATGAGACTGCGTTCTGCACTGCAACGTTGAATATTGGGTACATCATACCGGTTCCAATACCCATGATGGTTGAGTATATTACAAGGGCAAGGTATCCTGTGCTGGTGTTCATGGTTGAAAGGAGCCAGATACCAATGGTGAGAAGTACAAATGCCAGAACTCCCAGTTTTTTGTATGTTCCAGTCCTTGAGATGACTTGCCCTGTTGCGATGGATGCAACTGTGAGACTCACAAGCATTGGGATTATGAGGAGCCCTGAGGTTGAAGCACTCATTCCCTGCACCCCCTGAATGAATAGGGGTATGTAGATGATTCCGCAGAACATCACAGCACTTGAAAGAAACATTGCAATGGATGAAACATTGAATATTGAGTTTTTAAAGAGTTTCATTGGTAGAATTGGTTCGCGGGCCTTCTTTTCAGCGTAAATGAACAACACAATCATTACTGCTGCAAATATGAAAAGGGTGGCAGCGAGTCCTGATGAAACTGCAGTGTCCCTTACAAAGGTTAAACCCAGGAAAAGTCCGCTTAAAGCTGCTGTTAGGGTCACGATTCCTGCGTAATCTATTGAACCTTCCTTTACAACCAGTTCAAGGTTTGGGAAGTAGGATCTTAGCATGTATATGGCTGCAATACCCACGGGAATGTTCACGTAGAAGACCCATTCCCAGCCCATGAAATCTGTTATGAATCCTCCGAGCACAGGGCCGAGGACATTTGCAAATCCAAATACCGATGAAAGGATTCCCATGTACTTTCCCCTCTCCCTGGGAGGGAAGACTTCAGCCACGACTATGAATGGAATGGTCATGAGTATTCCGCCACCGATTCCCTGGAGTCCTCTGAAGAAGGTGAGTTCCATTATGTTCTGGGAGAAACCGCAGAGAACAGATGTGGTTATAAATATAATTATTCCTGTTATTAGAAACTTTTTACGGCCGTATATATCTGATAATTTTCCTGACAGTATTATTGCAATGGTTGATGTTAAAAGGTAAATTGTGAAGGGCCAAACATAATAAGCCATTCCTCCAAGGCTTGTAATAACCTGGGGCATGGCTGTGCTCATGATGGAATTGTCAAGAGCACCTACAAGAAGGCTTATCATTAATCCTCCCAGTAATAACTTGATGTTAAGGGCTTTAGAACCCTTTGATTTTTCATTTTCCATTAAGTATCCTCCAATAAATTAAAAATTATAACATTCAGTTATTCGTAAGTTTTAAGGAGTTTTACGATGTATTTCTTCCATTGTGTCGATTTTATGCATGAATTCTCTTATCTTTCTAAGGCAGCCATTGAGTTCATCAAGCTCGGATTCATCGAGGGGCGAAAGGTTGTACTTTATGATTTCATTGATGACCTCACGGGATTCCTTTATGAAACCCAATCCTCTGTCTGTGATTCTCACACGGATTATTCTCCGATCCTTTTCATCAGGCACACGTTCAACCATTCCGTCTGCAACGAGTTTGTCAATGTGGGAGGTCATGTTGGGCTTCGATACGAAGAGGCGTTTTCCAAGGTGGGATATGGGTAAATTATCAAAGTGTTCGAGTATTCCAAGTATCTGATAATAAACCTGATGTTTTTGTTTTATATCCGGATTTTTCGGTTTTATTGCCTTTTGATAGAAGAGTGGAAGATAAATTAAAAGGTTATCAAGTATTTCATCA is a genomic window of Methanobacterium congolense containing:
- a CDS encoding B12-binding domain-containing radical SAM protein; protein product: MRITFINPPQTNSKYKFIGVVAPPLGISYMAAVLEENNFDVSIIDASALDMTWESLEKEIKRVSPDIVAVTALTPTINQAMKTAEIAKKACPDALIVLGGYHPSFNYEEVLEKDFVDIVVRGEGEVTMLDLVETIEKGGDLSEVRGIAFENSVTPIRPLIADLDSLPFPARHLLPMDHYKLFNMDAKMATMISSRGCPMQCSFCASAALHGSKMRLRSPKNVVDEMEHLVKDHGVETIAFMDDTFTLKRSRVEEICAEIKRRNLDVFWGCTARVDTLSEDVIRQMREAGCIAMFMGVESADQQVLDEVNKKTSVEKIRRAFEISRKEKMRTIASVVLGMPGDTKESITKTVNFVKELKPSYAIFSLATPYPGTLFYQQTLEKNLIKVRDWSKYTLISPIIETMECSLEELKKMQNRAFRKFYLRPGYILRQAWMDGPMLLKTIASVIREVI
- a CDS encoding MarR family winged helix-turn-helix transcriptional regulator → MKSDIPLPGLLSIISRNHFIYLNKETKDLDLTGGQFPCLITISRKPGTTQDHIAKKLQIDKGSIARAVKKLEDNELIHRIPDPKNRRKYLLFLTKKGENIIPQIKSIEEKWEKTVCEGLREDEITTLMEFLNVLAENSTEKIKKQC
- a CDS encoding calcium/sodium antiporter, which encodes MEMVVIYVLAMVVSLIIVIKMANIFIDNLVAVGEAKGISQTILGVTASAVGTSLPEFGSAIIAISSGTPDIGVGVVIGSNIWNIAGILGISAFVAGFIKAGKEELKRDGLMTLLTALILMFFMIFMTQLNAIVGIIMIITYCIYFWILIKKQKEHNNEDETKEKVENKVKNKIEHTDLKKNYILSIVGIIGLAIGCKIMVWSGVEIANVLKVPQMIVGLFALSIGTSAPELVVTLSSAMKRLHSLSMGTVLGSNVFNILIGIGVPSLFLAIPVEPLSVTFDAPVMIIVTSLLLIMAAKKKKLTRWGGLVLMLIYLVYITVRISLSV
- a CDS encoding MDR family MFS transporter → MENEKSKGSKALNIKLLLGGLMISLLVGALDNSIMSTAMPQVITSLGGMAYYVWPFTIYLLTSTIAIILSGKLSDIYGRKKFLITGIIIFITTSVLCGFSQNIMELTFFRGLQGIGGGILMTIPFIVVAEVFPPRERGKYMGILSSVFGFANVLGPVLGGFITDFMGWEWVFYVNIPVGIAAIYMLRSYFPNLELVVKEGSIDYAGIVTLTAALSGLFLGLTFVRDTAVSSGLAATLFIFAAVMIVLFIYAEKKAREPILPMKLFKNSIFNVSSIAMFLSSAVMFCGIIYIPLFIQGVQGMSASTSGLLIIPMLVSLTVASIATGQVISRTGTYKKLGVLAFVLLTIGIWLLSTMNTSTGYLALVIYSTIMGIGTGMMYPIFNVAVQNAVSLRDLGTVTASMQFFRNIGATVALPIFGVIVNLSVNMNIQTAKNVPPELMSLGIHNVFLSGLVISVAGLLVCLFLKEKVLASRGGFEGDKKELHGK
- a CDS encoding MarR family winged helix-turn-helix transcriptional regulator, with the protein product MKDENIDEILDNLLIYLPLFYQKAIKPKNPDIKQKHQVYYQILGILEHFDNLPISHLGKRLFVSKPNMTSHIDKLVADGMVERVPDEKDRRIIRVRITDRGLGFIKESREVINEIIKYNLSPLDESELDELNGCLRKIREFMHKIDTMEEIHRKTP